CCTGTCCAGGATATCATGGAGGTATCCTTTGATGACCTTGAAATCCACAAGGAGGCCGTCATCCCCGAGTTTTTCACCTGCGACAAGGACTTCAACAACAAAGTTGTGCCCGTGAAGTTCTTCGCACTTTCCCTGGTAGCCTTCCAGCCGGTGGGCAGCGGCAAAGGAATCTTTAACACTTAAAGTGAACATAGACATAATCTATCGTCTGGGATGTTTAAAGTCAATAGAAAGGCCACGAGGAGAAGCGGAGATGGGGAGAAGCGACGAAACGGAAAGGAGGAAGGGAGAATTAAAAAAATATTCTGACTTCTGTATTCTGACTCCTGTCTTCCATCTTTGCCGGTTATTTTTGTTTCTTGACAGCCTTTTTTATGATCACAAACCCATTTGCCGGACCTGGTATGGCACCCTCCACGAGAAGGATGTTCGTATCGCTCCGCACATCTACGACTTTCAGGTTTTGTATGGTCACCTTTTTCGCACCCATGTGTCCCGGCATCTTCATGCCTCTCATGGTTCTGCCGGGTGTCATGTTCTGGCCGATGGAGCCGCCGTGCCTGAAGAACTCGTGGCTGC
The sequence above is a segment of the Syntrophorhabdaceae bacterium genome. Coding sequences within it:
- the queD gene encoding 6-carboxytetrahydropterin synthase QueD, which produces MFTLSVKDSFAAAHRLEGYQGKCEELHGHNFVVEVLVAGEKLGDDGLLVDFKVIKGYLHDILDRLDHKYLNEISFFTARASSAEYISMYIYDEMKKIIREENISLKEVRVWESEKAYAAYGI